The Bacteroidota bacterium region TTCGTACTGAACAGCGGAAAAAGATCCGGCATTGGCAATACCTGCACCTGCAAATCCACCGATCAGGGTGTGTGAAGAACTGGAAGGAATACCGCCCCACCATGTGGCCAGATTCCAGATGATGGCTGCGATGACACCGGATAAAACGACCAATAATGTGACGTTTTCTTTGTTCACGGTTTTTGCTACTGTGTCCGCCACTTTCAGCTCAAAGATCCAGTAAGCCAGAAAGTTAAAGGCTGCAGCCCAAATTACAGCGGTGAGGGGAGAAAGAACTTTTGTGGACACCACTGTTGCAATCGAATTGGCAGCATCATGAAAACCATTGATGAAGTCAAAGACCAGTGCCAGGATGATTACAAGTGTAATAAGTTGCATAATGTGCTTATTATCAGAAAATAGTATATTTTAAGCGTGTTTCACAATTACAGATTCGATGACATTCGCAACATCTTCACACATATCGGTTGCTGTTTCGAGTGCTGATAAGACCTCTTTGATTTTGATGATCTGTATTGCATCCTTTTCTTCTTCAAATAATCTGGCTACGGCATTATCGAAAATATCATCCGCATGATTCTCAATGCTGTTGACTCTTACCAATGCTTCACGAATTTTGATCATGTTGTTCATGCTGCGCAGGCTTTGGATGGCACTGTTCAGTTCTTCGGCACATTGAAGGATAAGTTCACTCAGCTTAATCATCGAAGGGTGAATGGTTTCTACTTTGTAGAGTTCTATTCTCTTAGCTGAGCCATGGATATAATCAATGATGTCATCAAGCCCGGATGCCAAATGCTGGATGTCTTCACGATCGAAAGGAGTGATAAAAGTACGTGCAACTTCATTAAAGATCTGGTGGGTTATTTCATCACCTGTATGTTCCAGTTTTTCGATCTGACGGA contains the following coding sequences:
- a CDS encoding DUF47 domain-containing protein gives rise to the protein MSANSIFQYFVPKDRKFYPLFEQASANLVAISKLLYEALTTTSPEKRTAFIRQIEKLEHTGDEITHQIFNEVARTFITPFDREDIQHLASGLDDIIDYIHGSAKRIELYKVETIHPSMIKLSELILQCAEELNSAIQSLRSMNNMIKIREALVRVNSIENHADDIFDNAVARLFEEEKDAIQIIKIKEVLSALETATDMCEDVANVIESVIVKHA